In Candidatus Bathyarchaeia archaeon, the DNA window GTGATGATCAGGCCCTTGTCGCGAAATATCATCCGTGAAGTGCTTCTCTATGATCTTGGCACCTAGCGCCACTGCTCCGAGTACGGCCGCATGCCCTGGCGTGTGGTCTGAGAGCCCCGTCAGCGCCCCAGGGAACCGGTCCTGGTATGTACGCAACACATTTAAGTGAACGTGTTTAAATACTTGAGTGCCTCCCGTGTAATTCGTATTGCATTGCAACAGAGCCAAATCAGGGTTTATTGCCTTCAATATTTGGGTTGCGCTCTCCACCTCACTCATGTCCGATGCGCCGGTGGAGAGAATCACAGGTTTTCCCTTCGAAGCGACACGTACAAGGAGCTCCGACCAGGTGATGTCCCCCGATCCAATCTTGTAAGCCTCGACGAAAGGCTCAAGCATATCCACCGCCTCAAGATCATACGGTGTTGACAAAAGCTCGATTCCTTCCTCGCGACAACAGGCCTTAAGCATGGGTGTCCACTTCCAGGGAAGCGATGCTTCTTCATAAACTTGAAACACTGACTTGTGCCAGC includes these proteins:
- a CDS encoding N-acetylneuraminate synthase family protein, with the protein product WHKSVFQVYEEASLPWKWTPMLKACCREEGIELLSTPYDLEAVDMLEPFVEAYKIGSGDITWSELLVRVASKGKPVILSTGASDMSEVESATQILKAINPDLALLQCNTNYTGGTQVFKHVHLNVLRTYQDRFPGALTGLSDHTPGHAAVLGAVALGAKIIEKHFTDDISRQGPDHHFAMTPGSWHEMVERTRELEAALGSQEKLVADNENETIVIQRRCLRAAQDIRAGTTLCKREIQALRPAPSGAIAPFDLHRVIGRRTSVPIKKGEHFTWNCLE